From Caulobacter segnis, a single genomic window includes:
- a CDS encoding 2-oxoadipate dioxygenase/decarboxylase family protein: MSHLSTLVSSALGQKAAVAILDVLEIVPALAAETDGPVSRGVFAMALNAVLFHDVMNRVPLGAAYVSERRAEGHRILFDHGALRTIDFGDGPTGALPAGHQAFARILQPLGYEVADVYPLDRLKMTGRAYAHVDLPEAIPQFFVSELHVQRFSPAFQVIVHAVFDSSADVLGEAATTALKAFATDGVCDLDEARAALPQIVAAFARTHGPLRLEHYEALKAESAEAAWIATEGQAFNHATDRVPDVQAVAESQKALGRPVKDAVEISGSGRVRQTAFKAQPVSRTFVTDAGEQTLTVPGSFHEFISRDRFVDEHGVERLDLRFDSGNAQGIFKMTEAA; the protein is encoded by the coding sequence ATGTCGCATCTTTCCACCCTCGTCAGCTCAGCCCTGGGCCAGAAGGCGGCCGTCGCGATCCTGGACGTCCTGGAGATCGTCCCCGCCCTGGCCGCCGAGACCGACGGCCCGGTCTCGCGCGGGGTCTTCGCCATGGCTCTGAACGCGGTGCTGTTCCACGACGTCATGAACCGCGTGCCCTTGGGCGCGGCCTATGTCAGCGAGCGTCGGGCCGAAGGGCATCGGATCCTGTTCGACCACGGCGCCTTACGGACGATCGATTTCGGCGACGGCCCGACCGGCGCCTTGCCGGCAGGGCATCAGGCGTTCGCCCGCATCTTGCAGCCGCTGGGCTATGAGGTGGCCGATGTTTACCCGCTGGATCGCCTGAAGATGACCGGCCGGGCCTACGCCCACGTCGACCTGCCCGAAGCGATCCCGCAGTTCTTCGTCAGCGAGCTGCATGTCCAGCGTTTCTCCCCGGCTTTCCAGGTGATCGTCCACGCTGTGTTCGACTCTTCGGCGGACGTCCTGGGTGAGGCGGCCACCACCGCGCTGAAGGCCTTCGCGACGGATGGTGTCTGCGATCTGGACGAGGCGCGCGCGGCCCTGCCCCAGATCGTCGCCGCCTTCGCCCGCACACACGGCCCGCTGCGCCTGGAACACTATGAGGCGCTGAAGGCGGAATCCGCCGAGGCCGCCTGGATCGCCACCGAGGGCCAGGCCTTCAACCACGCCACTGACCGTGTCCCTGATGTCCAGGCCGTGGCCGAGAGTCAGAAGGCGCTGGGCCGACCGGTCAAGGACGCCGTCGAGATCTCCGGTTCGGGCCGCGTGCGCCAGACCGCGTTCAAGGCCCAGCCGGTCTCGCGCACGTTCGTGACCGACGCCGGCGAGCAGACCCTGACCGTCCCGGGCTCGTTCCACGAGTTCATCAGCCGCGACCGCTTCGTCGACGAGCATGGGGTCGAGCGGCTGGACCTGCGGTTCGACAGCGGCAACGCCCAGGGCATCTTCAAGATGACGGAAGCGGCCTAA
- a CDS encoding N-acyl-D-amino-acid deacylase family protein: MRVQLFRSALGAAVACLLGSSALASTLIVHAKVIDGSGASARSVSIRIDQDRIVAVGQLKPSRGETVVDAKGLTLAPGFIDAHSHHDRQAEKTPEMAALTAQGVTTIVVGQDGESALPLKAYFETLARSPLAVNVASYTGHGSLRARAMGQDYKRAATPAEMATMSTELAEDLRAGSLGLSTGLEYDPGIYGPPEEVVALAKTAAAGGGRYISHLRSEDVKLDAAIDEIIAIGREAKLPVQISHLKIGLVDRWGEAPRILAKLDAARAQGVDITADVYPYSYWQSNLSVLLPERNFQDRAAARFALTKLTTPEGLRIAVFAPDPSLVGKTIAQIAAERHADPVETYLALTRQSEAYRATHPEVERVDAVIGSAMAESDIAAFIAWKHAVICSDGMTHGLHPRGFGAFAKILRVYVREKRLLTLEQAIHKMSAQTAAQLGLAERGTIAPGYHADLVLFDPARIADRSDLDHPNALATGVSTVWVNGVVVFDKGVPTQARPGQVVRRASWRPGG, translated from the coding sequence ATGAGAGTTCAACTGTTCCGTTCGGCCCTGGGCGCGGCCGTGGCGTGCCTGCTGGGATCCAGCGCCCTTGCGTCGACGCTGATCGTCCACGCCAAGGTGATAGACGGCTCGGGCGCGTCGGCGCGCTCGGTCAGCATCCGGATCGACCAGGACCGCATCGTCGCCGTCGGCCAACTCAAGCCCTCGCGGGGCGAAACCGTCGTCGACGCCAAGGGACTGACCTTGGCGCCGGGCTTCATCGACGCCCACAGTCATCATGATCGGCAAGCGGAAAAGACGCCGGAGATGGCGGCGCTGACCGCCCAGGGCGTGACCACCATCGTCGTGGGTCAAGATGGAGAGTCCGCTCTTCCCTTGAAGGCCTATTTCGAAACGCTGGCGCGCTCGCCCCTGGCCGTCAATGTCGCCTCCTATACCGGCCATGGCAGCTTGCGCGCCCGCGCCATGGGCCAGGACTACAAGCGCGCGGCCACGCCGGCCGAGATGGCGACCATGAGCACAGAGCTGGCCGAGGACCTGCGCGCGGGTTCGCTGGGTCTGTCGACGGGGTTGGAGTACGATCCAGGGATCTACGGGCCGCCGGAAGAGGTCGTGGCCCTGGCCAAGACGGCGGCGGCGGGAGGCGGGCGCTACATTAGCCACCTGCGCAGCGAGGACGTGAAGCTGGATGCGGCGATCGACGAGATCATCGCCATCGGCCGCGAAGCCAAGCTGCCCGTGCAGATCTCGCACCTGAAGATCGGCCTGGTCGATCGCTGGGGCGAGGCGCCCAGGATCCTCGCCAAGCTGGACGCCGCCCGCGCGCAGGGCGTGGACATCACCGCCGACGTCTATCCGTACAGCTACTGGCAGAGCAATCTGTCGGTGCTGCTGCCGGAGCGGAACTTCCAGGATCGCGCCGCCGCTCGCTTCGCCCTGACCAAGCTGACCACGCCCGAGGGTCTGCGGATCGCGGTGTTTGCGCCTGATCCTTCGCTGGTCGGCAAGACCATCGCCCAGATCGCGGCCGAGCGGCATGCCGATCCTGTCGAGACCTATCTGGCGCTGACCCGGCAGTCGGAAGCCTACCGTGCGACCCATCCGGAGGTGGAGCGAGTGGACGCCGTGATCGGCTCGGCCATGGCCGAGTCCGACATCGCCGCCTTCATTGCCTGGAAGCACGCGGTGATCTGTTCGGACGGCATGACACATGGCCTGCATCCGCGAGGGTTCGGAGCTTTCGCCAAGATTCTGCGCGTCTATGTCCGGGAAAAGCGCCTGCTGACCCTGGAACAGGCCATTCACAAGATGTCGGCTCAGACGGCGGCTCAGCTTGGTCTGGCCGAGCGAGGAACCATCGCGCCGGGCTATCACGCCGACCTCGTCCTGTTCGATCCCGCGCGCATCGCCGACCGTTCGGATCTGGACCACCCCAACGCCTTGGCGACCGGCGTCAGCACGGTCTGGGTCAATGGCGTCGTCGTGTTCGACAAAGGCGTCCCGACCCAGGCGCGGCCCGGGCAGGTCGTGCGCCGGGCCAGCTGGCGACCGGGCGGTTAG
- a CDS encoding Lrp/AsnC family transcriptional regulator produces the protein MTDQRKDLDRIDIKILALLQRQGRVTKAAMGELVGLSASRCWERMKRLEKSKIVRGYHAEIDLGRLAKLSTFVVQIKLTDYSYAKAKVFEAGIADLPNVISCQSVLGGVDYLITVAAFGIEHYQTIMEHMLDTLNVSFDYVTLPVTKKLKGEASLDLTALLATAQELET, from the coding sequence ATGACCGATCAGCGCAAGGACCTCGACCGGATCGACATCAAGATCCTGGCGCTGCTGCAGCGCCAGGGCCGGGTCACCAAGGCCGCGATGGGCGAACTCGTCGGGCTGTCGGCGTCGCGCTGCTGGGAGCGCATGAAGCGACTGGAGAAATCCAAGATCGTCAGGGGCTATCACGCCGAGATCGACCTTGGCCGGCTGGCCAAGCTCTCGACCTTCGTCGTGCAGATCAAGCTGACCGACTATTCGTACGCCAAGGCCAAGGTCTTCGAGGCCGGGATCGCCGACCTGCCCAATGTCATCAGCTGCCAGTCGGTTCTGGGTGGGGTCGACTATCTGATCACGGTGGCCGCCTTCGGCATCGAGCACTACCAGACGATCATGGAACACATGCTCGACACCCTGAACGTCTCGTTCGACTATGTGACCCTGCCCGTGACCAAGAAGCTGAAAGGCGAAGCCAGTCTCGACCTGACCGCCCTGCTGGCCACCGCCCAAGAGCTCGAGACCTGA
- a CDS encoding dipeptide epimerase, producing the protein MRLTARERVHALTEPFVIARKAYTEALVVEVEIEADGVTGRGEAAGVDYRGDTPDRMLLQLRDLSERLDRGEALDRARLATDLPPGGARNAVDCALWDLEAKRSGVSAAARAGLTPLRPVETFVTLGMDTPATMGAKAARWAQRYAALKVKLGDADDMVRLEAIRAAAPQARLIADANQGWTLAQLNDRAPRMAQLGVELLEQPLPVGHDDELLDYRGAVPLCADESFDDRADLDRVVGRYAFCNIKLDKAGGLTEALALAEAARQRGLRLMVGCMEGTSLGIAPALLLAQACEIVDLDCPMQLVRDVDGGFGYQDGWLRPNGPDLWG; encoded by the coding sequence ATGCGGCTGACCGCGCGCGAGCGGGTCCACGCCCTGACCGAGCCCTTCGTCATCGCGCGCAAGGCCTATACCGAAGCCCTGGTCGTCGAGGTCGAGATCGAGGCCGACGGCGTCACCGGGCGTGGCGAGGCGGCGGGCGTCGACTATCGCGGCGACACGCCCGATCGGATGCTGCTCCAGCTCAGGGACCTTTCCGAACGGCTGGATCGCGGCGAGGCGCTGGACCGTGCGCGCCTGGCGACGGACTTGCCGCCGGGCGGCGCGCGCAACGCCGTTGATTGCGCGCTATGGGACCTCGAGGCCAAACGCTCAGGCGTGTCCGCCGCGGCGCGCGCGGGCCTGACGCCGTTGCGGCCCGTCGAGACCTTCGTCACCTTGGGCATGGACACGCCGGCGACCATGGGCGCGAAGGCCGCGCGCTGGGCCCAGCGCTACGCGGCGCTGAAGGTCAAGCTGGGCGACGCAGACGACATGGTGCGGCTGGAGGCGATCCGCGCGGCCGCGCCCCAGGCCCGCTTGATCGCCGACGCCAACCAGGGCTGGACGCTGGCGCAGCTGAACGACCGCGCGCCGCGCATGGCCCAGTTGGGCGTGGAACTGCTGGAACAACCGCTGCCGGTCGGTCATGACGACGAGCTTCTCGACTATCGCGGCGCCGTACCGCTCTGCGCGGACGAGTCGTTCGACGATCGCGCGGACCTGGATCGGGTCGTGGGACGCTATGCGTTCTGCAACATCAAGCTGGACAAGGCTGGCGGGCTGACCGAAGCCTTGGCCTTGGCGGAGGCGGCGCGGCAGCGGGGCCTGCGGCTGATGGTCGGCTGCATGGAGGGCACCTCTTTGGGCATCGCGCCGGCGCTGCTGCTGGCGCAAGCCTGCGAGATCGTCGACCTGGATTGCCCGATGCAGCTGGTTCGCGATGTCGACGGCGGGTTCGGCTACCAAGACGGCTGGCTGAGGCCGAACGGGCCGGACCTCTGGGGATAG
- a CDS encoding DUF1611 domain-containing protein, producing MDFPYPSLMFLADVDRVSAKTALGVAYWRPDACVGQLRLQGCEVDLGLPDMTPAAARAAGARSLLIGVANAGGFIPPHWEAVLIEALEAGLDLISGLHTRLASLPRVRETAERLGRRLLEAREPDPRFNVVGEGAKRGGQRLLTVGTDCAVGKMYAALAIAKELKARGVDADFRATGQTGIFIAGSGAPIDAIVSDFVAGAAEALSPAAGDDHWDVVEGQGSLFHPAYAGVTLGLLHGSQPDALVLCHDATRTAIDGLEAFPTPSLVEAAELNLRLARLTNPAVRFAGVCVNTSRLSPEAAAIYLSETADELGVPCCDPVRTGVAVIVDALLAGAVRRGAA from the coding sequence GTGGATTTTCCCTATCCGAGCCTGATGTTCCTGGCCGACGTTGATCGGGTCAGCGCCAAGACCGCTTTGGGCGTGGCCTACTGGCGGCCGGACGCCTGTGTCGGCCAGCTTCGCCTGCAAGGCTGCGAGGTCGATCTTGGCCTGCCCGACATGACGCCCGCCGCCGCCAGGGCGGCTGGAGCGCGCTCGCTGCTGATCGGGGTGGCCAACGCCGGCGGCTTCATCCCACCGCACTGGGAGGCGGTGCTGATCGAGGCGTTGGAAGCCGGATTGGACCTGATCTCCGGGCTCCACACACGCTTGGCCAGCTTGCCGCGGGTTCGGGAGACGGCCGAGCGACTGGGACGACGGCTATTGGAGGCGCGGGAACCAGACCCCCGGTTCAACGTGGTCGGCGAGGGCGCCAAGCGCGGTGGCCAGCGCCTGCTTACGGTCGGCACCGACTGCGCCGTGGGCAAGATGTACGCCGCCCTGGCGATCGCCAAGGAACTCAAGGCGCGCGGCGTGGACGCGGATTTTCGCGCCACGGGCCAGACCGGCATCTTCATCGCCGGATCCGGCGCGCCGATCGACGCCATCGTCTCGGACTTCGTGGCCGGCGCGGCCGAGGCCCTCAGTCCGGCGGCCGGCGACGACCATTGGGACGTCGTCGAGGGGCAGGGGTCGTTGTTCCATCCCGCCTATGCGGGCGTCACCCTGGGCCTGCTGCACGGCAGCCAGCCCGACGCGCTGGTCCTCTGCCACGACGCCACCCGGACGGCCATCGACGGGCTGGAGGCCTTTCCGACGCCCAGCCTGGTCGAGGCGGCCGAGCTGAACCTGCGGCTGGCGCGTCTGACCAACCCCGCCGTCCGCTTCGCCGGGGTCTGCGTCAACACCTCGCGCCTGTCGCCCGAGGCGGCCGCGATCTATCTGAGCGAGACGGCCGACGAATTGGGCGTGCCCTGCTGCGACCCGGTGCGCACCGGCGTGGCGGTGATCGTCGACGCCCTGCTGGCGGGAGCGGTACGGCGAGGCGCGGCCTGA
- a CDS encoding Lrp/AsnC ligand binding domain-containing protein, producing MSLQQIDTGPGFLGVAADAGRPDDMLRAHVMLRLARCDIVGAEQALAEIAGLTALHQISGDYDLVAVVEASHAEALDALIARIARLRGVDAVMTSRLRSSISHSRNRSFAA from the coding sequence TTGAGCCTCCAGCAGATCGACACCGGGCCCGGATTTCTGGGTGTCGCGGCCGACGCCGGCCGTCCCGACGATATGCTGCGCGCCCACGTGATGCTGCGGCTGGCGCGGTGCGACATCGTCGGGGCCGAGCAGGCCCTGGCCGAGATCGCCGGCCTGACCGCCCTGCACCAGATTTCGGGCGACTATGACCTCGTCGCGGTTGTCGAGGCCTCGCACGCCGAGGCCCTGGACGCGCTGATCGCCAGGATCGCGCGGCTGCGCGGCGTCGACGCCGTCATGACCTCGCGCCTGCGGTCCTCGATCAGTCATTCCCGCAACCGGTCCTTCGCCGCCTAG
- a CDS encoding Lrp/AsnC family transcriptional regulator, with translation MPKSDDRGLSDLDRRLLAMLREDSRQPVTKLASDLGLSRANVYARLSRLEEDGVIGGYTVRLGDPYDRRLIRAQVMIKAQLKHTKTIEEALAAIPELSALHAISGEYDLIAVVEAETVGELNALIDRIGEIEGIERTTSSILLATKVLR, from the coding sequence TTGCCGAAATCGGATGACCGGGGACTGAGCGACCTGGATCGCCGCCTGCTGGCCATGCTGCGGGAGGATTCTCGCCAGCCGGTGACCAAGCTGGCGAGCGACCTGGGCCTGTCTCGCGCCAATGTCTATGCCCGTCTCAGCCGCCTGGAGGAGGACGGAGTCATCGGCGGCTACACCGTACGGCTCGGCGATCCCTATGATCGGCGGCTGATCCGCGCTCAGGTGATGATCAAGGCCCAGCTGAAGCACACCAAGACCATCGAGGAAGCCCTGGCGGCCATCCCCGAGCTTTCGGCGCTGCATGCGATCAGCGGCGAGTATGATCTGATCGCGGTGGTCGAGGCCGAGACCGTCGGTGAGCTCAATGCGCTGATCGACCGTATCGGCGAGATCGAGGGCATCGAGCGGACAACCTCTTCGATCCTGCTGGCGACGAAAGTCCTGCGCTAG
- a CDS encoding isoaspartyl peptidase/L-asparaginase family protein — protein sequence MTAPTLRRFACIALTVLALASPAAAADSAPKWSLAVHGGAGVLERGELTPEKDKAFRAGLDAALEAGAKVLKAGGSSLDAVEAAVRVLEDNPLFNAGKGAVFTAEGRNELDAAIMDGATLKAGAVAGVTRTRNPISLARAVMEKSPHVLLARDGADQFSKEMGLEQAPPEYFYTEERWKQLLAWRKDHQAMLDPTHLFGTVGAVALDQAGHVAAATSTGGMTGKRWGRIGDSPIIGAGTYARDGVCAVSATGSGEYFIRESAARQVCDRVAWKGETIQQAADGTMASITKIGGDGGLIAIDGQGQAAFGMNDLGMYRGAISSAAPAPRTAIYADEPSPR from the coding sequence ATGACCGCTCCGACCCTTCGCCGCTTCGCCTGCATCGCCCTGACCGTCCTGGCGCTGGCTTCACCCGCGGCGGCGGCCGACAGCGCGCCCAAATGGTCTCTCGCCGTGCATGGCGGCGCGGGCGTGCTCGAGCGCGGGGAGCTTACACCCGAGAAGGACAAGGCCTTCCGCGCCGGCCTGGACGCCGCGCTGGAGGCGGGCGCCAAGGTCCTGAAGGCCGGCGGCTCCAGCCTCGACGCCGTCGAGGCCGCCGTGCGGGTTCTGGAGGACAATCCTCTGTTCAACGCCGGCAAAGGCGCGGTCTTCACCGCCGAGGGGCGTAACGAGCTGGATGCGGCGATCATGGACGGCGCTACCTTGAAGGCCGGCGCCGTCGCGGGCGTGACGCGCACGCGCAATCCCATCAGCCTAGCCCGCGCGGTCATGGAGAAGTCGCCTCACGTGCTGTTGGCCCGTGACGGCGCGGACCAGTTCTCAAAGGAGATGGGCCTGGAACAGGCGCCGCCGGAGTACTTCTATACCGAAGAGCGCTGGAAACAGCTGCTGGCCTGGCGCAAGGATCACCAAGCCATGCTGGATCCCACCCACCTCTTCGGCACGGTCGGCGCGGTCGCTCTGGACCAGGCCGGCCACGTCGCCGCCGCGACCTCGACCGGCGGCATGACTGGCAAGCGCTGGGGCCGGATCGGCGACAGCCCGATCATCGGCGCGGGGACTTACGCGCGAGACGGGGTGTGTGCGGTGTCGGCCACCGGCTCGGGCGAGTACTTCATCCGCGAAAGCGCCGCGCGTCAGGTCTGCGACCGGGTCGCCTGGAAGGGCGAGACCATCCAGCAGGCCGCGGACGGGACCATGGCCTCGATCACCAAGATCGGCGGCGACGGCGGATTGATCGCCATCGACGGCCAGGGCCAGGCGGCGTTTGGCATGAACGACCTGGGCATGTATCGCGGCGCGATTTCCTCGGCGGCGCCCGCGCCGCGCACGGCGATCTATGCCGACGAGCCTTCACCGCGTTGA
- a CDS encoding cyanophycinase, producing MAALLMGATAARADTPAGPDAVGPGYEYYKIGDIGAPTPGKTGPLLGLFGGGDWPIEAFRTFVKQSGGGHIVVLRARGGRELQDEIYNDVGGVASVETLVIHDEDAGEDPKLLAIIARADGIFFGGGDQSNYVRAWKGTALNKALDAHVKAGKPIGGTSAGLAVLGGYVYGCLDSISLTSPDALKNPTGASVTLVRDFLHLPYLSKVITDTHFDKRDRQGRLVTFVGRLVQEENDTAITGLGVDEAGAMLIDGQGVGRYYGPGHAWLVRPLKKPATIIAGQPLTYASFPIVGLGPDSTLDFKTFEVTKPAFTITARVDKGTLVRSDR from the coding sequence ATGGCCGCATTGCTCATGGGCGCTACCGCCGCGCGGGCCGATACGCCGGCGGGGCCCGACGCCGTGGGACCGGGATACGAGTACTACAAGATCGGCGATATCGGCGCGCCGACGCCCGGCAAGACGGGGCCGCTGCTGGGATTGTTCGGCGGCGGCGACTGGCCGATCGAAGCCTTCCGGACGTTCGTCAAACAGTCCGGCGGCGGCCACATCGTCGTGCTGCGCGCCCGCGGTGGCCGCGAGCTGCAGGACGAGATCTACAACGACGTCGGCGGCGTGGCGTCGGTCGAGACCTTGGTGATCCACGACGAAGACGCCGGCGAGGATCCCAAGCTCCTGGCGATCATCGCCCGCGCTGACGGCATCTTCTTCGGCGGCGGCGACCAGAGCAATTACGTACGAGCGTGGAAGGGCACGGCGCTGAACAAGGCGCTGGACGCCCACGTCAAGGCCGGCAAGCCGATCGGCGGCACCAGCGCTGGGCTGGCGGTGCTGGGCGGCTATGTCTACGGCTGCCTGGATTCGATCAGCCTGACCTCGCCGGATGCGCTGAAGAACCCGACCGGGGCCAGCGTCACGCTGGTGCGCGACTTTCTGCATCTGCCCTATCTCTCGAAGGTCATCACCGACACCCACTTCGACAAGCGCGATCGGCAGGGACGGCTGGTGACCTTCGTGGGACGGCTCGTTCAGGAGGAGAACGACACCGCGATCACCGGCCTGGGCGTCGACGAGGCCGGGGCCATGCTGATCGACGGGCAGGGCGTCGGCCGCTACTACGGCCCTGGCCATGCTTGGCTGGTGCGTCCTCTGAAGAAGCCGGCCACCATCATCGCCGGACAGCCGCTGACCTATGCATCGTTCCCGATCGTTGGGCTGGGTCCGGACAGCACGCTCGATTTCAAGACCTTCGAAGTCACCAAGCCCGCCTTCACGATCACCGCGCGGGTCGACAAGGGAACCCTGGTCCGCAGCGACCGATAG
- a CDS encoding TonB-dependent receptor plug domain-containing protein gives MKTHLLRASALAGAAGLLIVGQAAAQTTPTTSDDAVDTLVITGSRIPRIATEGPAPVTVITSDNIKAAGFNSVPDVMRALTQNGGETQTQQSSSGMDWTPGAQQVDLRGLGPNHTLVLVNGRRIADFPLPYNGKSAFTDTSSIPLGMIDRIEVLSGSASAVYGSDAISGVVNFNLKKKVDGTTVDVTFGGYEHGGGASQRVNVSSGYSKGDFDLVIGGEFVNQRPMWAYERDIQDSTKDSPSSRTAIARRDFLRMDPSEDVYVDPGASTCKTLSKLNGGSIEYVSRPGWGLDGDPGYYCGSYSSIGYGTIVSERKSANVVASLNYAPRDNLSFFADISAGYSRTRQFQDVLNWEYQDANGSEDGIFYNQFTGALDLWHRNFTPEEMGGLNKGFIKNVSRTLSITPGVKGSLGGGWEYEAFYNFSQYKSSISWPKVVTSKATAFFLGQQLGVDADSGYPIFNADPARLYTPLTTAQLNAITARTTYRPIARQQGVSFQVNKADLFSLPAGPVGFAAVAEYGHQSYRLGLDPLATVNYYYGLRDADGSGSRDRWGVGYEFRVPLLRSLELSTAGRYDGYKYGGNTIDKFTYNGGLEWRPVKTLLLRAAYGTGFRAPDLHYVFAREGISHPSGTDYYRCRSEEPDEDIGDCSYADEGLVKVRLGNAKLKPETSKSFNYGAVWSPVRNFDISVDYFRVQLDNAVLDMSLDSVLRQEADCRIGKTSAGTAVSAASPTCVDALARVKRNPLTAAINPGAISTVTINPINVATERTTGIDVAAHYRWPTDSLGTFNFSLAHTWVHNHTSRQYPGDPVENQLAFDSGYDIPRTKSSAAINWTLGALSIGLHGQRLDRIPNYNEDGWTKATYMFNATAQYEINDRTRVSLAVDNLLDKNPPRDPTYSGYPYYDTSWFSSTGRSYYLQLTHKFGGASGL, from the coding sequence ATGAAGACGCATCTTCTTCGCGCCAGCGCGCTGGCTGGCGCGGCCGGCCTTCTGATCGTCGGCCAGGCCGCCGCGCAGACGACGCCAACCACCAGCGACGACGCCGTCGATACGCTGGTGATCACCGGCTCGCGCATCCCCCGCATCGCGACCGAAGGCCCCGCCCCCGTCACCGTCATTACCAGCGACAACATCAAGGCCGCCGGCTTCAACAGCGTCCCGGACGTCATGCGCGCCCTGACCCAGAACGGCGGCGAAACCCAGACCCAGCAGTCGTCCAGCGGCATGGACTGGACCCCTGGCGCCCAGCAGGTCGATCTGCGCGGCCTGGGCCCCAACCACACGCTGGTGCTGGTCAATGGTCGCCGCATCGCCGACTTCCCCCTGCCCTACAATGGCAAGAGCGCCTTCACCGACACCTCGTCGATCCCGCTAGGCATGATCGACCGCATCGAGGTCCTGAGCGGCAGCGCCTCGGCCGTCTACGGCTCTGACGCCATCTCGGGCGTGGTGAACTTCAACCTGAAGAAAAAGGTCGACGGCACGACGGTGGACGTGACGTTCGGCGGATACGAGCACGGCGGCGGCGCCAGCCAGCGGGTGAACGTCTCCAGCGGCTATTCCAAGGGCGACTTCGATCTCGTGATCGGCGGCGAGTTCGTCAACCAGCGCCCGATGTGGGCTTACGAGCGCGACATCCAGGACAGCACCAAGGACAGCCCCAGCAGCCGCACGGCCATCGCACGGCGCGACTTCCTGCGCATGGATCCGTCGGAAGACGTCTATGTCGATCCCGGCGCGAGCACCTGCAAGACGCTCTCGAAACTGAACGGCGGATCGATCGAATATGTGAGCCGCCCTGGCTGGGGCCTCGATGGCGATCCCGGCTACTATTGCGGCAGCTACAGCTCGATCGGCTATGGCACGATCGTCAGCGAGCGAAAGAGCGCCAATGTGGTCGCCTCGCTGAACTACGCACCGCGCGACAACCTCTCGTTCTTCGCCGACATCTCAGCCGGCTACAGTCGCACGCGACAATTCCAGGACGTCCTGAACTGGGAGTACCAGGACGCCAACGGCAGCGAGGACGGGATCTTCTACAACCAGTTCACCGGCGCGCTGGATCTCTGGCACCGCAACTTCACGCCCGAGGAAATGGGCGGGCTGAACAAGGGCTTCATCAAGAACGTCTCGCGCACCCTCAGTATCACGCCAGGGGTGAAGGGCTCGCTGGGCGGCGGCTGGGAGTACGAGGCCTTCTACAACTTCAGCCAGTACAAGTCTTCGATCAGCTGGCCCAAGGTCGTCACCTCGAAGGCCACCGCCTTCTTCCTGGGCCAGCAACTGGGCGTCGACGCCGATAGCGGCTATCCCATCTTCAACGCCGATCCGGCACGCCTCTACACGCCCCTGACCACGGCGCAGCTCAACGCGATCACGGCGCGAACGACCTACAGGCCGATCGCGCGCCAGCAGGGCGTGTCGTTCCAGGTCAACAAGGCCGATCTCTTCAGCTTGCCGGCCGGCCCGGTGGGCTTCGCGGCGGTCGCCGAATATGGCCACCAGTCCTACAGGCTGGGCCTCGATCCGCTGGCCACCGTAAACTACTATTACGGTCTGCGGGACGCCGACGGTTCAGGATCTCGCGATCGCTGGGGCGTCGGCTACGAGTTCCGGGTTCCGCTGCTGCGCAGTCTCGAGCTTTCGACCGCAGGTCGCTATGACGGTTACAAGTACGGCGGCAACACGATCGACAAGTTCACCTACAACGGCGGCCTCGAGTGGCGGCCGGTGAAGACCCTGCTGTTGCGCGCCGCCTACGGCACCGGCTTCCGCGCCCCGGACCTGCACTACGTGTTCGCCAGGGAAGGCATCAGCCACCCCTCGGGCACCGACTACTACCGCTGCCGCAGCGAGGAGCCGGACGAGGACATCGGCGACTGCAGCTATGCCGACGAAGGTCTGGTCAAGGTTCGCCTGGGCAACGCCAAGCTCAAGCCCGAGACCTCGAAGTCGTTCAATTACGGCGCGGTCTGGTCGCCCGTCCGCAACTTCGACATCTCGGTGGACTACTTCCGCGTCCAGTTGGACAACGCCGTGCTCGACATGAGCCTGGACAGCGTCCTGCGCCAGGAAGCCGACTGCCGGATCGGCAAGACTTCGGCCGGGACCGCCGTCAGCGCCGCCTCGCCGACCTGCGTCGACGCCCTGGCGCGTGTGAAACGCAACCCGCTGACCGCCGCCATCAATCCGGGCGCGATCAGCACCGTGACGATCAATCCGATCAACGTCGCCACCGAGCGCACCACCGGCATCGACGTGGCGGCCCACTATCGCTGGCCGACCGACAGCCTGGGGACGTTCAACTTCAGCCTCGCCCATACCTGGGTGCATAACCACACCAGCCGCCAATACCCCGGCGATCCGGTCGAGAACCAGCTGGCCTTCGACAGCGGCTACGACATCCCGCGCACCAAGAGCAGCGCGGCGATCAACTGGACGCTCGGCGCGCTCAGCATCGGCCTGCACGGTCAGCGCCTGGACCGGATCCCCAACTACAACGAGGACGGCTGGACCAAGGCGACCTACATGTTCAACGCCACGGCCCAGTACGAGATCAACGACCGCACGCGCGTGAGCCTGGCCGTCGACAACCTGCTGGACAAGAACCCGCCGCGCGATCCGACCTACTCGGGCTATCCATACTACGACACCTCGTGGTTCTCCTCGACGGGACGCAGCTACTACCTGCAGCTGACGCACAAGTTCGGCGGCGCCAGCGGCCTGTAA